One genomic window of Corynebacterium pseudotuberculosis includes the following:
- a CDS encoding SURF1 family cytochrome oxidase biogenesis protein, with amino-acid sequence MFRSTRRASGWRIFLKPGWVITAVLAIAFSYFAITVLSPWQLNKDHDIVARNNHIEQAFENDPSPITDLFDGSGNIKGDNEWMRATLTGHYLPDKEVLLRLRPVDGAPAYQSLVPFQSENGQTLLVNRGFIPLEAGKPPRLDKAPSGKVTIVGHARHNEGIPATPPLTADGYTQVNGISTEQISTLIHATLGVDYLQLASDQPGEVHAMPIPKLDRGNHLSYGFQWIAFGIMAPLALIYFIWAEIKERRRAKEEEAQMQGSASDAAKEDNVGATTSVIQESETKTDRVAATMRSRYGSTRTTAPRKRDHRRDNF; translated from the coding sequence GTGTTTAGGTCTACAAGGCGAGCATCTGGGTGGCGGATTTTTCTCAAACCTGGCTGGGTGATCACCGCAGTCTTAGCAATTGCGTTTTCTTACTTTGCCATCACTGTGCTCTCCCCTTGGCAATTAAACAAAGATCATGACATCGTTGCCCGCAATAACCATATTGAGCAGGCCTTTGAAAACGATCCTTCCCCCATCACTGATCTTTTTGATGGCTCGGGCAATATCAAGGGCGATAACGAGTGGATGCGCGCCACATTAACGGGACACTATCTCCCGGATAAAGAAGTCCTATTACGATTGCGCCCTGTTGATGGCGCACCCGCTTATCAGTCGCTTGTTCCTTTTCAATCCGAAAACGGCCAAACGCTACTGGTTAACAGAGGCTTTATTCCGCTTGAGGCCGGAAAACCTCCACGCTTAGACAAGGCCCCCTCCGGGAAGGTGACCATCGTGGGCCATGCGCGCCATAACGAGGGAATCCCCGCGACGCCACCGCTCACAGCAGATGGCTACACGCAGGTGAACGGAATAAGCACAGAGCAAATCAGTACGCTTATCCACGCCACCTTAGGGGTTGATTATCTCCAACTAGCAAGCGACCAACCCGGTGAAGTCCACGCCATGCCAATCCCTAAGCTCGATCGCGGCAATCACTTGTCCTACGGATTCCAGTGGATCGCTTTTGGCATCATGGCCCCGCTAGCATTGATCTACTTTATTTGGGCTGAGATCAAAGAGCGCCGCCGAGCCAAGGAAGAAGAGGCTCAAATGCAAGGCTCTGCTTCAGACGCTGCTAAGGAAGACAACGTAGGTGCTACCACTAGCGTTATCCAAGAGTCTGAGACAAAGACAGATCGCGTCGCTGCGACTATGCGCAGTAGGTATGGCAGCACCCGGACTACTGCCCCACGGAAACGCGATCACCGTCGAGATAACTTCTAG
- the cbiB gene encoding adenosylcobinamide-phosphate synthase CbiB, translated as MPDLVPYPKQYPQKSLAWGVIAGVALDRLLGDPGGRWHPVAIFGRYAQYTEKRLYRPNKKSGAVFVAVTVLPPVILSSWVARRAPRLMLAASLFGALGGTTLEKTGMRMARALAQGDISTARSLVPWLCSRDPDQLDKQGIARATVESLAENTSDATIAPLFWSIFGAPAVVGHRCVNTLDAMVGYKNERYSEFGWAAAKLDDALAYVPARVTAVAHVVAAAMRGRGRDALRAWREDAPQHPSPNAGPVEATAAAAMGVQLGGATQYPHGIEMRPVLGTGPAPSVETITTAVSLSRWTQILVALAVVALQQVASRARVQRGRYLND; from the coding sequence ATGCCCGATCTAGTCCCATATCCCAAGCAGTATCCCCAAAAATCACTTGCGTGGGGAGTAATCGCCGGAGTTGCCCTCGACAGGCTGCTGGGGGACCCCGGCGGCAGGTGGCACCCCGTGGCGATTTTTGGCCGTTATGCTCAGTACACAGAAAAACGGTTGTATCGCCCCAACAAGAAGTCTGGCGCTGTTTTTGTTGCCGTTACCGTCCTTCCTCCAGTCATCCTTAGCTCTTGGGTGGCGCGACGCGCGCCCCGGCTTATGCTTGCCGCTTCTCTTTTTGGAGCATTGGGGGGAACTACCTTGGAGAAAACCGGCATGCGGATGGCTCGAGCACTGGCTCAAGGTGATATCTCCACGGCCCGTTCCCTCGTACCATGGCTGTGTTCTCGAGACCCGGATCAGCTTGATAAACAAGGGATTGCGCGTGCAACAGTGGAATCGCTGGCGGAAAACACCTCGGATGCCACCATTGCACCTTTGTTCTGGTCTATTTTTGGTGCTCCGGCAGTAGTGGGGCATCGGTGTGTGAACACTCTGGATGCGATGGTTGGGTATAAAAACGAGCGTTATAGCGAGTTCGGCTGGGCTGCAGCGAAGCTTGACGACGCCCTCGCGTATGTTCCTGCACGAGTTACCGCCGTGGCGCATGTGGTTGCCGCAGCGATGAGGGGGCGTGGACGTGATGCATTGCGAGCTTGGCGTGAGGATGCTCCCCAGCACCCTAGCCCGAATGCGGGGCCTGTAGAAGCAACGGCGGCAGCCGCTATGGGGGTACAACTCGGAGGCGCTACCCAGTACCCTCACGGCATAGAAATGCGCCCGGTGTTAGGCACTGGTCCAGCTCCTAGCGTAGAGACGATTACAACCGCTGTATCACTGTCGCGGTGGACTCAGATACTGGTGGCCTTGGCCGTGGTAGCCCTCCAACAAGTGGCATCACGAGCGCGGGTACAACGAGGCCGTTATTTAAATGATTAA
- a CDS encoding Nif3-like dinuclear metal center hexameric protein → MTQNIQTTVAGVRSVMDKAYPPYLAEKWDAVGLICGDPQQKVHKIVLALDCTQEVAEAAVQAEADMLIVHHPLLLRGVTSVAADTPKGKVLHTLIRGGVALFAAHTNADSARPGVNDKLAELVGIVPGRPVQPKPQGMDKWGVQVPAEAVEAVKSSIFHAGAGNIGKYSECSFDITGTGQFLPQHDATPYSGVPGDLHKGPETRVEFVAPRAVRSAIMTALRDSHPYEEPAFDVISMEDTQDLSQAQGLGRIGTLPEPISFADFVQQVADALPETSWGVRAAGDPEALVQTIAVSSGAGDSFLDDVARLGVDVYVTSDLRHHPADESRRAGGPFLVDTAHWASEYPWTTQASEILKRELPGVEVDILPIRTDPWTLSAHPQPVLP, encoded by the coding sequence GTGACGCAGAATATCCAGACCACAGTTGCAGGTGTGCGTTCTGTCATGGATAAGGCGTACCCGCCGTATCTTGCAGAAAAATGGGATGCAGTAGGTCTTATTTGTGGCGATCCTCAGCAAAAGGTACACAAAATCGTCTTAGCACTTGACTGCACACAAGAAGTCGCGGAGGCTGCAGTTCAAGCAGAAGCCGACATGCTCATAGTCCATCACCCGCTGCTGCTACGTGGCGTGACTTCCGTGGCCGCTGATACCCCTAAGGGAAAAGTACTACACACCTTGATCCGTGGAGGAGTGGCACTTTTCGCAGCTCACACTAATGCGGATTCTGCGCGACCTGGCGTAAATGACAAACTCGCTGAGCTTGTTGGCATCGTTCCGGGCCGCCCCGTGCAACCCAAACCACAGGGAATGGACAAATGGGGAGTACAGGTGCCCGCGGAGGCCGTAGAAGCCGTCAAGAGTTCGATTTTCCATGCAGGCGCGGGGAATATCGGGAAATACTCGGAATGTAGTTTTGATATCACAGGAACAGGTCAATTCCTTCCTCAACATGACGCCACTCCTTACAGCGGAGTCCCCGGAGATCTCCACAAGGGACCTGAGACAAGAGTGGAATTTGTTGCACCGCGCGCTGTGCGTAGTGCGATTATGACGGCACTGCGTGATTCTCATCCCTATGAGGAACCGGCTTTTGACGTTATAAGTATGGAAGACACACAGGATCTCTCTCAAGCGCAGGGACTCGGCAGGATAGGCACACTGCCAGAACCCATATCTTTTGCCGATTTTGTTCAACAAGTAGCTGATGCGCTGCCAGAAACAAGCTGGGGAGTGCGTGCCGCAGGAGACCCCGAAGCACTGGTACAGACGATCGCTGTGTCATCTGGTGCAGGGGACTCCTTCCTTGACGACGTAGCGCGGTTAGGCGTCGACGTGTACGTAACCTCTGATTTACGCCATCACCCCGCCGATGAGTCGCGCCGTGCTGGGGGCCCATTTCTTGTAGACACAGCACATTGGGCTAGCGAATATCCGTGGACAACGCAGGCATCAGAGATTCTCAAGCGCGAGTTGCCGGGCGTTGAGGTGGATATTTTGCCCATCAGAACCGATCCGTGGACGCTGTCGGCGCACCCGCAGCCAGTGCTTCCGTAA
- a CDS encoding DUF3052 domain-containing protein, producing the protein MNAQDFKEKNSEAVGVNHALRLGVTAGMTVQEVGWDEDCDSSISEALEDIIGEELLDEDTDEACDVVLLWWREDDGDLVDGLVDAVRPLAENGRIWLLSPGAGKTGALDPGEISESAQLAGLVQTKAERLGSWQGSCLVQRGNKQ; encoded by the coding sequence ATGAACGCTCAAGATTTCAAGGAGAAGAATTCTGAGGCCGTAGGCGTAAACCACGCTCTCCGCCTTGGTGTCACCGCCGGCATGACAGTGCAAGAAGTCGGCTGGGACGAAGACTGCGATAGCTCCATAAGTGAAGCACTAGAAGATATTATCGGCGAGGAGCTTCTCGACGAAGACACGGACGAAGCATGCGACGTTGTCTTGTTGTGGTGGCGCGAAGACGACGGAGACTTGGTCGATGGACTAGTCGATGCCGTGCGACCTCTCGCTGAAAACGGCCGAATTTGGTTGCTTAGCCCGGGGGCCGGTAAAACCGGTGCGCTTGATCCGGGTGAGATTTCCGAGTCTGCTCAGCTGGCAGGTCTCGTGCAAACAAAAGCCGAAAGACTTGGTTCCTGGCAAGGCTCTTGCTTGGTACAAAGGGGCAATAAGCAGTGA
- a CDS encoding bifunctional RNase H/acid phosphatase, whose translation MKVIIEADGGSRGNPGVAGSGTVLFDATHTEILRRLAYVVGTATNNVAEYHALLNGLTAARELGATEVDVLMDSKLVVEQMSGRWKIKHPDMKQLALSCQHIASGFASITYTWIPRNQNARADELANKAMDALAKGAQPGFLELGDQPQSAATSTDPAEEKDKCAGDRHATAPKTWNGATTEATRFLLLRHGQTPMSAARQYSGLSNPSLSDLGRYQAECAAQYFASRGGIDVIVASPLKRCQETAAAVARSLRMSDIRTVDELREMDFGQWDGLTFSQAHESDPELHQQWLADPKIAPPGGESLVQAHRRIKKAREELQREYGESTVLVVSHVTPIKSIVRQALDAPAGMFHRMHLDLASLSIAEFYSDGPTCVRLVNDTSYLR comes from the coding sequence ATGAAGGTCATTATTGAAGCAGACGGAGGCTCTCGCGGAAACCCAGGTGTTGCGGGGTCTGGGACCGTGCTTTTTGACGCAACCCATACCGAAATTCTGCGTCGATTGGCTTATGTCGTGGGCACTGCGACCAACAATGTTGCGGAATATCATGCCCTCCTGAACGGGCTGACTGCTGCTCGGGAGCTTGGAGCCACAGAAGTGGATGTTCTCATGGACTCTAAACTTGTGGTGGAACAGATGTCGGGACGCTGGAAAATCAAACACCCCGACATGAAACAGCTCGCTCTTTCTTGTCAACACATAGCTTCAGGATTTGCGTCTATTACGTACACGTGGATTCCCCGTAATCAGAATGCGCGGGCAGATGAGCTGGCCAACAAGGCTATGGATGCTTTGGCCAAGGGGGCGCAACCGGGATTTTTGGAGCTAGGAGACCAGCCTCAATCCGCAGCAACTAGCACCGATCCTGCAGAAGAAAAAGATAAGTGTGCTGGAGACCGGCACGCTACTGCACCAAAAACGTGGAACGGGGCTACTACAGAAGCCACCCGATTCCTTTTGTTACGCCATGGACAAACCCCGATGTCTGCGGCTCGCCAATACAGCGGACTCAGCAACCCAAGCCTCTCTGACTTAGGGCGATATCAAGCAGAGTGCGCTGCCCAATACTTCGCTTCCCGTGGGGGAATTGACGTGATTGTGGCATCTCCGCTCAAGCGTTGCCAGGAAACGGCGGCGGCAGTTGCACGATCTCTCAGGATGAGTGATATCCGGACGGTGGATGAGCTGAGAGAAATGGATTTTGGGCAATGGGATGGTCTGACTTTTAGCCAAGCCCATGAGTCCGACCCGGAGCTGCATCAGCAATGGCTTGCGGACCCCAAGATTGCTCCCCCCGGCGGAGAATCACTTGTGCAGGCTCATCGGAGGATCAAAAAGGCCAGGGAAGAGCTACAGCGTGAATATGGGGAGTCGACCGTCCTCGTGGTCAGCCATGTAACCCCAATTAAGTCCATCGTGCGTCAGGCTCTTGATGCTCCAGCTGGGATGTTCCATCGTATGCACCTTGATTTAGCGTCTTTGTCCATCGCGGAGTTTTACTCAGACGGCCCCACGTGTGTTCGCCTGGTCAATGACACGTCTTATCTACGCTAA
- a CDS encoding RNB domain-containing ribonuclease: MKLYAAFLDFGAIADEFGVTTRFPKEVEDQALQLVDALPDRRIDRRDIELVTVDPPGSQDLDQAVCIEKTPEGFRVFYAIADVAAFLNYGEHNLVAQESLRRGQTIYLPDEPARLHPAVLSEGAASLLPKAERPAVLWTIDIDPAGEVIDFRIDRALICSRARFDYKQVQQDHADGSLHPSLLYLFEVGRLRRGSKLRSTAINLRIPSQSVEKEPDGEMHLVIEPRYESMDANSEISLLAGMCAGNLMAQHGVGVLRALAPAKKSALEAFAQEATVLGFPADIDLDSISLEEPRSMVLMRAAQKLLRGAEYRVLGEDTAEVHAGVGGYYSHVTAPLRRLIDRYATEICLSLYHDQPIPAWVTETLPEAVAAMKHSSATASAVDKACLDLTEATVLSPWVGHNFKAVVLSNNEAGASSRIFVEDPPVIAECLGLPAVGEQTTVTLISTDVEKREIRFAWPAD; encoded by the coding sequence ATGAAGCTCTACGCTGCATTTCTTGATTTCGGTGCGATCGCGGATGAATTTGGAGTGACCACGCGTTTTCCTAAAGAAGTGGAAGACCAGGCGCTGCAGCTTGTCGACGCCCTCCCGGACCGCCGAATAGATCGGCGCGATATTGAGTTAGTAACGGTTGACCCGCCTGGGTCGCAGGACCTCGATCAAGCAGTATGCATTGAGAAGACACCTGAGGGGTTTCGTGTCTTTTACGCAATCGCCGACGTCGCCGCCTTTCTTAACTATGGGGAGCACAATCTCGTAGCGCAGGAGTCTTTGCGCAGAGGGCAAACAATTTATCTCCCGGATGAGCCGGCGCGATTGCACCCGGCCGTCCTGTCTGAGGGGGCCGCTAGTTTATTGCCCAAAGCGGAACGGCCAGCTGTGCTGTGGACCATTGACATCGACCCAGCAGGAGAAGTCATTGATTTTAGGATCGATAGGGCGTTAATTTGTAGCCGCGCTCGATTTGACTATAAACAAGTCCAACAAGATCATGCGGATGGCTCATTACACCCTTCACTTCTTTATCTATTTGAGGTCGGGCGGTTACGCCGAGGCAGTAAGCTGCGGTCCACCGCAATTAATTTGCGTATACCGAGCCAAAGCGTAGAAAAAGAACCGGACGGGGAGATGCACCTCGTGATTGAGCCTCGATATGAGTCTATGGATGCTAATTCAGAGATTTCTTTACTGGCCGGGATGTGTGCCGGAAACTTGATGGCTCAGCATGGCGTAGGCGTATTACGCGCTCTTGCACCCGCCAAGAAAAGTGCTCTAGAGGCTTTTGCACAAGAAGCAACAGTGCTGGGTTTCCCCGCAGACATAGACCTTGACAGTATTTCTCTGGAGGAACCGCGGTCGATGGTGCTTATGAGAGCCGCGCAGAAGTTATTGAGAGGCGCCGAATACCGGGTCCTGGGAGAAGACACCGCCGAAGTCCACGCAGGAGTGGGCGGTTATTATTCTCATGTCACCGCGCCGCTGAGGCGTCTCATAGACCGATACGCCACAGAAATATGCTTGTCTTTGTACCACGACCAGCCGATTCCTGCTTGGGTGACGGAAACGCTCCCCGAGGCAGTAGCTGCGATGAAGCACAGTAGCGCCACGGCTAGTGCAGTGGATAAGGCATGCCTTGACCTCACAGAAGCCACAGTGCTTTCTCCTTGGGTCGGACATAATTTCAAAGCTGTGGTTCTAAGCAATAATGAGGCGGGCGCGAGCTCTAGGATCTTTGTAGAAGATCCGCCCGTTATCGCAGAATGCTTGGGTCTGCCAGCTGTTGGGGAGCAAACAACTGTAACGCTGATCAGCACCGATGTGGAGAAACGCGAGATACGTTTCGCTTGGCCTGCGGACTAA
- a CDS encoding low molecular weight protein-tyrosine-phosphatase: protein MTSSDLHPHSSLHIVFVCTGNICRSPMGDVILRSVIEDEGLAPYVTVSSCGTGGWHIGQKADKRALTELRRAGYDGESHRAAQLGEKHEDADLFIALDTGHRNALLRYGFDPDKIRLLRTFDPAAHTFDVEDPYYGDAQDFETARVQIESAMPQLLEWIKHKLQEKR from the coding sequence GTGACTTCTTCTGACCTCCACCCCCATAGTTCCCTTCACATTGTGTTTGTGTGCACCGGTAATATCTGCCGCTCACCGATGGGAGACGTGATCTTGCGCAGTGTCATAGAAGACGAAGGATTGGCACCATACGTCACAGTAAGCTCATGTGGCACGGGAGGGTGGCATATCGGGCAAAAAGCAGACAAACGCGCACTGACAGAACTCCGCCGTGCTGGTTACGATGGCGAAAGCCACAGGGCGGCACAGCTCGGGGAAAAACACGAAGATGCAGACTTATTTATTGCGCTCGATACCGGGCACCGCAATGCGCTGCTTCGCTATGGATTCGATCCCGATAAAATCCGACTGCTACGTACCTTCGATCCCGCGGCGCACACTTTTGATGTAGAGGATCCTTACTACGGCGATGCCCAAGATTTTGAGACTGCCCGCGTACAGATTGAGTCTGCGATGCCGCAGCTCCTAGAGTGGATCAAACACAAACTCCAGGAGAAAAGGTGA
- the cobC gene encoding Rv2231c family pyridoxal phosphate-dependent protein CobC → MLPRSPHALATPAAQQESSAHAVPPLSRLHGDIDARGARLDFAVNVAEPTPPEWLVADLTAELSHLAGYPHAEQDAAARQKIAQYHGISPDHVLILCGASEGFSMLPKLNPAKAALIHPSFSEPDLVLFHAGVEIQRIVLPEPFTLDNVFSSETTGTTEPDMVVIGNPTNPTGVLHSCEQLGELRSHGRYLVVDEAFMDIVGETESMIGAGKAGDPHSGFDDVIVLRSLTKTWSIAGLRVGYLVASPAVIHKLTQGRAHWPVGSLAFRAIQSIMTTGAEQLEALRTAVTRHREDMVEQLEQAGFRLVVPSAAPFILVQPPEEMRGDAEHMRRQLLSHGIAVRRCDTFPGLDSSYWRLAVRSREYVSELVTKLQQIGVDPK, encoded by the coding sequence GTGTTACCCCGTTCTCCCCATGCCTTAGCTACGCCTGCCGCTCAGCAGGAATCAAGCGCTCACGCTGTCCCACCATTATCGCGGCTTCATGGTGATATTGATGCACGTGGTGCGCGGCTGGATTTTGCCGTTAACGTTGCAGAACCAACTCCACCGGAATGGCTTGTGGCGGATCTGACCGCTGAGCTTTCTCATCTTGCCGGATATCCCCATGCTGAGCAGGATGCGGCTGCGCGACAGAAGATAGCTCAATATCATGGAATTTCCCCTGATCACGTTCTTATTCTGTGTGGCGCTTCTGAAGGCTTTTCCATGCTGCCTAAGCTCAACCCCGCTAAGGCAGCACTCATCCACCCGAGCTTCAGCGAACCAGACCTTGTGCTTTTTCATGCCGGGGTGGAAATCCAGCGCATCGTTCTTCCCGAGCCCTTCACTTTGGACAATGTCTTTTCCTCAGAAACGACGGGGACTACAGAACCAGACATGGTGGTAATAGGCAACCCCACCAATCCCACGGGAGTGCTCCATAGTTGTGAACAGCTCGGTGAGCTTAGATCTCACGGGCGATATCTGGTTGTGGATGAGGCATTCATGGACATCGTGGGAGAAACGGAGTCGATGATAGGAGCAGGAAAAGCGGGGGATCCTCATTCTGGTTTTGATGACGTAATAGTACTAAGGAGTCTTACCAAGACATGGTCAATCGCTGGATTGCGGGTGGGCTATCTGGTGGCAAGCCCCGCGGTGATTCACAAGCTCACTCAAGGAAGAGCCCATTGGCCGGTGGGAAGTCTGGCTTTTCGGGCTATTCAGTCCATCATGACTACAGGGGCTGAGCAGCTTGAGGCATTGAGAACCGCTGTAACCCGGCATAGAGAAGACATGGTTGAGCAGCTGGAACAAGCGGGTTTTCGCTTGGTAGTTCCGTCGGCAGCCCCTTTTATTCTTGTCCAACCACCAGAAGAGATGCGGGGGGATGCTGAACATATGCGTAGGCAGCTGTTGAGCCACGGTATCGCGGTGAGGCGTTGCGACACTTTCCCTGGCCTAGATTCAAGCTATTGGCGCTTAGCAGTGCGATCCCGCGAGTACGTTAGTGAGTTGGTAACAAAGCTACAGCAGATTGGAGTAGACCCGAAGTGA
- a CDS encoding zinc ribbon domain-containing protein, whose translation MKLDRKLQPLLLELSTITRAASTNVAPKVSEEQEELDRLISEQSGNREAAAAAQMAVDDMELEIRRIQEDERKLRRREQDGKRQLTAEIDIERRRDIQHDIYSAKSRIADLMGELQEAHNEIHALRNNLEVNQARVVDTDTKIEAARRALDALPVDATAATQAERITQLRDLLPEEIIVEFDSQREINDVGVAAFNGRSCGGCFIILPPADISMIRNAPMNVLPQCPDCGSYLVRQAS comes from the coding sequence ATGAAGCTTGATCGTAAATTACAACCTCTGCTGCTGGAGCTGTCCACTATCACTCGTGCGGCATCCACGAATGTGGCGCCAAAAGTAAGTGAAGAGCAAGAAGAACTCGATCGTTTGATCAGCGAGCAGTCTGGTAACCGTGAAGCCGCTGCTGCCGCCCAGATGGCTGTCGACGACATGGAGTTGGAGATTCGCCGTATTCAGGAAGACGAGCGCAAACTACGTCGCCGTGAACAAGACGGTAAACGACAGCTCACCGCAGAGATCGACATCGAGCGGCGGCGCGATATTCAGCACGACATATATTCCGCCAAGTCTCGCATCGCCGACCTTATGGGCGAGCTGCAAGAGGCTCATAATGAGATCCATGCGCTGCGCAATAACCTTGAAGTGAACCAGGCGCGAGTCGTGGACACCGATACCAAGATTGAGGCGGCGCGCAGAGCCTTGGATGCTCTTCCCGTAGATGCCACCGCTGCAACTCAAGCAGAAAGAATCACTCAGCTGAGAGACCTACTGCCGGAAGAAATTATTGTGGAGTTTGATTCGCAGCGTGAGATTAATGACGTAGGAGTGGCTGCTTTTAACGGACGCAGCTGCGGCGGATGCTTTATTATCCTTCCACCAGCGGACATCTCCATGATCCGTAATGCTCCTATGAACGTCCTTCCTCAGTGCCCCGATTGCGGAAGCTACCTTGTGAGGCAGGCCAGCTGA
- a CDS encoding galactokinase family protein, translating into MPVWPHPEVNVVDHAMQLHSSRVGCESGLISAASAPATWSLIGDHTDHAGGVVLTSLSDLRTAVSISPRGDDHVNVTSYQLTHAGELSELPPTTVSLDAVAHWQSSLSSTDDPDAQVFAEAPENTEASRLAVLVYTMVHRQMLSRDSRGFDVTVISQIPPCAGLGENEAMLVAAALSLAGNYEDIDSAPVRAKFAEVCFQAAIAMGDRPVLRARFTTALRGAAGQLNIIDYADGSITQAAHPVGDPTDTVALVVVPPNHADRTQEVLRRERFIAEATKAFAAESLRMLPDSESRVIDWLRAVHEIKGPDNVPSLSEATQWLEFLTTETAAALELTQAVRSRRHTDMFPLLGASQTNTEKLYSITGADSALAQLCMVRGALSARSAAAGLSDAVIALVERSHVENFAADAAADGLIVVELLNGHPATSVS; encoded by the coding sequence ATGCCAGTGTGGCCCCATCCAGAGGTCAACGTTGTCGACCATGCAATGCAGCTGCATTCTAGCCGTGTCGGATGCGAATCTGGCCTGATTTCTGCAGCATCAGCGCCGGCAACATGGTCCTTGATAGGCGATCACACAGATCATGCTGGAGGTGTGGTCTTAACAAGTTTGTCGGACTTGCGCACTGCCGTTTCAATTTCCCCACGGGGGGATGATCACGTAAACGTGACCTCCTACCAACTCACACACGCCGGCGAGCTATCGGAATTACCTCCCACCACGGTCTCACTCGATGCGGTGGCGCATTGGCAGTCTTCTCTTAGTTCCACGGATGACCCTGACGCACAGGTTTTTGCGGAGGCACCGGAAAATACGGAGGCTTCGCGGCTTGCGGTTCTGGTTTACACCATGGTGCATCGCCAAATGCTCAGCCGGGATTCACGCGGCTTTGATGTCACGGTGATCAGTCAGATTCCACCTTGTGCGGGCTTGGGCGAGAATGAGGCAATGCTGGTGGCTGCTGCACTGTCTCTAGCCGGCAACTATGAAGATATTGATTCTGCTCCTGTGCGCGCAAAGTTTGCCGAGGTCTGCTTCCAAGCTGCTATAGCCATGGGTGACCGCCCGGTATTACGGGCGCGCTTTACCACTGCTTTGCGAGGGGCCGCCGGGCAACTCAACATCATCGATTATGCCGATGGTTCGATCACGCAAGCCGCGCATCCAGTAGGCGACCCCACTGACACTGTCGCATTGGTTGTAGTTCCTCCCAATCATGCAGACCGCACCCAAGAAGTGTTGCGTCGAGAGCGGTTTATCGCTGAGGCAACCAAAGCTTTCGCAGCGGAGAGTTTGAGAATGCTCCCGGACTCGGAAAGCCGGGTGATCGACTGGCTGCGCGCTGTGCATGAGATTAAGGGACCTGACAACGTCCCTTCTCTGTCTGAGGCAACCCAGTGGCTAGAGTTTTTGACTACGGAAACCGCAGCAGCGCTAGAGCTGACACAGGCAGTTCGTTCCCGAAGGCACACCGACATGTTCCCATTACTGGGTGCCTCGCAAACGAACACAGAAAAGCTCTATAGCATCACGGGAGCGGACTCTGCGCTAGCCCAACTGTGTATGGTCCGGGGTGCTCTTAGCGCCCGCAGCGCCGCAGCCGGTTTATCAGATGCGGTCATTGCACTAGTTGAGCGTTCTCACGTAGAAAACTTTGCTGCTGATGCCGCTGCGGACGGCCTTATTGTTGTGGAGCTTCTCAACGGCCACCCGGCAACCTCAGTGTCTTAG
- a CDS encoding HAD-IA family hydrolase, producing the protein MSTLLIDLDGTIVRSYPGIRTSFIESMNHIGHPVPDEDWLHRIPGPPMDETMWSLGLPPDTTSAALKAFRHHYDGGGWRDCELFAGWAEALPEWKSQGLRICTATSKSESLAHKVLSELGAAQYFDVIAGADAAQGRKTKAQVIAHALRSMNIENTHSDILMIGDRFHDVEGAREYGIPTALVGWGHGNPSEWETAHFYASDMADLKGIVRDFF; encoded by the coding sequence ATGAGCACTCTTCTGATTGACCTTGATGGCACTATCGTTCGCTCCTATCCCGGTATTCGAACAAGCTTCATTGAGTCGATGAACCATATTGGGCATCCTGTTCCTGACGAAGATTGGCTTCACCGTATCCCCGGACCGCCTATGGATGAGACCATGTGGTCCTTAGGGCTGCCCCCGGACACAACATCTGCAGCCCTCAAAGCTTTCCGACACCACTACGATGGCGGTGGCTGGCGTGATTGCGAGCTCTTTGCCGGTTGGGCCGAAGCTCTACCCGAATGGAAGTCACAAGGTCTCCGCATCTGCACGGCAACAAGCAAGTCTGAAAGCCTAGCGCATAAAGTTTTATCAGAGCTAGGGGCGGCTCAGTACTTTGACGTCATCGCTGGTGCGGATGCTGCACAGGGGAGAAAGACAAAAGCACAAGTTATTGCCCATGCTCTGCGATCCATGAACATAGAAAATACGCATTCAGATATCCTCATGATCGGAGACCGCTTCCATGACGTCGAGGGAGCCCGCGAGTACGGGATACCAACGGCTCTGGTCGGCTGGGGTCATGGCAACCCGAGCGAATGGGAAACCGCACACTTTTATGCCTCTGATATGGCGGATTTGAAAGGAATTGTCCGTGACTTCTTCTGA